The following is a genomic window from Moorella sp. Hama-1.
CCGGCAGAGCCTTACGGTTGCTAAATAAATAAAACGCGGGTAACGTAAAAGCCAGCCGACGCCCAGGACCAGAAGCAAAAGCCAGCTAATGCCCAGCAAGAGCAAGGAGCCTACCTCACCCGGATTGTGACCAAAACCCAGCCAGAGGGCCAGGGGTAAAACGGGTAAAAAGAAGCCCAAGGTCCAGGCTGCCTGGACAGCAGCCACCGTCAGGCTCTTATCCAGGGAGATACCGTAACGGGTAAGTAAATAGGTCTGCACCGGTGGCCCGCCGGCGCCAAAGGGGGTTACCCCCAGGGCAAAGGCCGTACTCAGGGCCACCGTTAAAGCCAGGTGAAAGGGCATCTTCTCCCCCAGCAAGTCCAGGATGACCTGGACCCTGACGGCCTCGGCCACCCACAGGCCGAAGGATAAGACAAAAGCCAGGCCCAGGTAAAGGGGCTTAAACCGGCCCAGGATGGCAAGCATTTCGCCGGGGGAAAAGCCGCGCCCGGCCAGGGCCAGGCCGCAGATACTCAGGATGACTGCGGCCAATAAACCTGTACGGAAGGATTTGATTACCCTGGTTTGCATCACCGTTATTAACCTTTCAGCTATAGATTTAAAGTGGCCTCACCCGATTTCTACCTGGACGGGCTTCGGCCCGGAGGCAAGCCCGGCCAATTACCTTTTTATGAGCGCCACCTGTGCCGCCGAACGGCACCGGCAGACGGGGTTATCCTTATAATTATACAGGATTATACCTAAAAATCCCATCAAAATATCTGGCTCTGTCACCGGACTGTGATATTGTCACCCTGTAAGCGGACTGAGAAAATGTCACTATGAGAGGAGAAATCTTTTTGAGTGCCAAAGAGTCCCGCAGGGTGTTTGTGATTGAGAAAGCCATCGAAGGCAAAATTACTAACAGGCAGGCTGCCGAGGTCTTGGGCTTAACTGAACGCCAGGTCATTCGCTTGAAGGAGAGGATGAAAGCTGAAGGTGTTGCGGGCCTGGCTCATAAAAACAGAGGTCGGATTCCTAAGCATGCCGTGCCTAAAGACACTAGAAAGAAGGTGGTCATGTTGGCCCGGGGCCCTCTTCGTGATGCTAGCTGCCAGCAGGTGGCTGAGCTCCTGGAGGAGTTCTATGAGACCATTCTTTCGGCTAAGACCGTGGGCCGGATTTTGAAGGAGGCTGGTATTCCTCTGGCTCATACCCACAGGGCGCCCAAGCGCCAGAAGTCGCGTGACCGCATGCCCCAGGAGGGCCTCCTTTCCCAGATCGACGCCAGTCCCTTCGCCTGGCTGGAGGATCGCGGCCCGGAGCTTGCTTTGCACGGTTCCATCGACGATGCCACTGGCAAGGTTCAGGGGCTACATTTTGAACTCCACGAGTGCCTCCACGGTTACTTGCAGCTGCTGTCCCAGGTGGTGCAGAATTGCGGCGTGCCCAGGAGCCTATACTCTGACCGCCACACTATCTTCTTTTCCCCTAAGGGGGACAGGCTCTCGATCGAGGAGGAACTGGCCGGCCAGACTGCCCCTTTAACCCAGTTCGGCCGGGCCATCTCTGAGCTGGGGATTAATCATATTAAGGCCCGTTCACCACAGGCCAAGGGGCGCATAGAGCGCCTCTGGGGCACCCTCCAGGGCCGCCTGATGATTGAACTCCGCCTGGCTGGTATCTCTACCCTGGAGGCGGCTAATGCCTTCCTGCCGGGCTTTAGGGAGAGGTTTAACCGGCGTTTCACCGTTGCCCCTGCTGACCCGGCACCGGCTTACGCCCCTTGTCCGCCACCGGCTAGGTTGAAGCAAATCCTTTCGACGCGTGAGGATCGCAAGGCGTCCCGCGGTTCTTCTATCTCCTATCTGGGCCGCACTTACCAGTTAGTGGATACTAGGGACGCTGTCGTTCCTTTGCGCCCGCGGGCGACTGTTGAGGTGCTTACGCATCTGGATGGTTCTTTGAGTGCTCTGTATGGCGGTAATTACTATGCATTACAGGAGTTTACCCCGGCGCCTGCGGTGAAGGCTGAAGAACCTAAAAAGGCTCCTGCCAGTAAGGCTCATACTCCGGCCCCAGACCATCCCTGGCGCCGGATACCTATTAACCAGACCAAAAAAGCGATGCCTTTACCTGTGGATAATTCCTTGCCCCTTACTCAAGAGGGGTGACATTTTCTCTGTCCCATTAAGGTGTTTTTATAGTGACATTTTCATTGTCCCTTGACATCAAAATATCTGGCTCACCATAAAAAGGGTAGCTGCTGCGGTCCCCTAAGAATATACCTTTATAGCTTATGCCAGTTACACAAGGGTATTAATCACGCTCCCGACTGCCATGGAACCCTGCGCGCCGGCTGCAACCATTGTCGACCCATTACTCCAGGGGCAACCGAACCTTAAAGGTTGTCCCCCGCCCCACGGTGCTTGCCACTGTGATCCGGCCGCCGTGGGCCCGGGCGATCCAGTCGCAGATGGCCAGGCCCAGGCCGAAACCGCCCTCGGCCCGGGAGCGGGCTTTATCAACCCGGTAGAAACGCTCAAAGATATGGGGCAGGTGTTCCGCCGGGATGCCGACCCCGGTATCCTGGACCTGGAGCAGGGCCTCCCGGCCGGACCTTTCCAGGGTGATAGTCACCTCACCCGCCGGCGTATATTTGATGGCGTTTTCCACCAGGTTGGCCAGGAGCTGGGTCAGGCGTGTCTGGTCGCCCTGGATTCTCAACTGGTCCTTGATCCGCGTCTTTAACAACAACCCCTTATCTGCCGCCATCCCCTGGAATTCCGCCGCCACCCCGGCTACCAGGTCGCCTAAATCCAGGGGCTCCCTTTCCAGTTGCTCCTGGCTGTCGTCGCTGCGGGCCAGGATGAGAAGTTTAGCCACCAGGTTGCCCATCCACTCCGTCTGGTCGCGGATGACCTCCAGGGCCTGGCGGTATTCCCCAGGCGAGTGCTGTCGTTGCAACACCGCCTCGGCCTGGCTGCGGATGACAGCCAGGGGGGTGCGGAGCTCGTGGGAGGCGTCGGCAGTAAACTGCCGCTGGCGCTGAAAGGCCCGATCCAGGCGGTCCAGCATCTCATCCAGGGTAGCCACCAGGTGCCCTACTTCATCATTGCCGTGGGGCAAGTCCAGGCGCCGCTGCAGATCGGTGGCGCTAATCCGTCGGGCCTTGGCGGCAATGTGGTCAATGGGGCTCAAGGCCCGCCGGGCCAGGAAAAGGCCGCCGCCGGCCGCTAACACCAGGGTTAACGGAATGGCGATAAGGATAAATAATAACAGGCGGTCCAGGGGATTTTCGGCCTCTTCCTCGGAACGCGCCACCAGAACCCGGTACGCTTGCTGTCCCTGTTCTCTGACCGGGACCAGCAGAACCCGCCATTCGGTCCCCGGGGTTTCCACCGTAGCCGGCTGGTTACCCGCCAGGTCCGCCACCGGCATCCTGGCGGCCAGGTCCGCCGGCAGGTTGGTGCTTACGATTTTGCCGTTGGCGTCGTAGAAGGCGAAATAGGTCCCCGGCAGGAGGGACAGGTTGGGGTCCAGTCGCGGCCGCCCGTTTTCGGTATCCATGCTGCTTAAGACCTGTTCCCCCTGGGATAACAGCACGGCGTCCAGCCCCTTTTTCAGGCTCAGGGACATATTAACGTAGATGAAAGCGCTGAAGCCGCCCAGGATAACAGCCAGCAGTAAGACGTACCAGGCCGTGAGGCGCCAGCGCAGGGGTATATCGCCCAGGCGGGCCCATATTCTATGCCGCAAATTTAAGTCTCCTAAAAATCGCTCCTGCCGCTAACGTAGCGCCAGCAGAATGATACGTGGGTTCGAAGCATGTTTAATCCTGGTACCTGCATGATAGCGCAGCTGATGCTCCTGGCTATTAATTAGATATCTCTTATACCCGCCGGCCTCTAGTCAGCGGAGGGTTCCCGCAGGCTATAACCGCTGCCGCGAATAGTATATAGTAACTTGGGCTCAAAATTATCATCAATTTTACGCCGCAGGTAGCGGATGTAGACGTCGACTATATTAGACATGCCGCTGAAGTCATAATCCCAGACGTGCTCGGCGATCTGGGTGCGGTTAAGGACCCGGTTGGGATTACGCATCAGGTATTCCAGCAGGGCGTACTCCTTGTTGGTCAGGTTAATCTCCTTCTCCCCCCGGCGTACCTGGCGGGAGACCGTATCCATAGTTAGGTCCCCAACCTGCAGGACAGTACTCTTATTCTCACTCTCCCGCCGTAATAAGGCGCGGACGCGGGCCAGGAGCTCGGCCAAAGCAAAGGGCTTGGTCAGGTAGTCATCGGCCCCGGCATCCAGCCCCCTGACCTTGTCGGCCACCGTATCCCGGGCCGTAAGCATGAGGACCGGGGCCTGGATGCGCTCATTGCGCAGGCGCCGGATAACCTCCATGCCGTCCAGCCGGGGCAACATGAGATCCAGGATTATCAGATCATAGATAACCGTTTCCGCAAAGGCCACCCCTTCCTCGCCGTCGTAGGCTATATCAGCGGCGTAGCCTTCCTCCCGCAGGCAACGGGCCAGGGTGTTGGCCAGGGTAGTCTCATCTTCAACGATCAGGATGCGCAATCATGCCGCCTCCCCTTTTCTCCTGCTAACTTTAACTGTTTCAGCTATTTAACTATCTCAGCTATCTATAATAACATCCTTTCGTTAAAAGAAGATGAAAAAACCTGGCCGTGGTCAACAGATTTTGCTTTGCTTAATTTTTTACAGTCAGGTATGGCCACAGCCGCTGTTTCACCAGGTCCCCCCAACCCAGTATTAAAGCAAGAGGGCAGCCATATTGCTGTCCCCTTGCTAAAAGACCCTTTCCTTGTCAGACCGCCATCTGTCAGCTTTACCGAACACCCGGACCATGTTTTTCCCCTGTCCCTTGGCCATGTAAAGGGCACTGTCGGCAGCGTCAATCAACTCCCCGACTGTGGCGGCATCCAGGGGGTAGGTGGCCAGCCCGATACTCACCGTCAACACCCGGCCCGGGCCGCAGCCCTCATTGTCGATAGCAGCGTTCATGATATTCCGGCGTACCCTTTCGGTTACAGCAGTTGCTTCCAGGGTGTTAGTTTCCGGCATGATCATGACAAATTCCTCGCCGCCGTAACGCGCTGCTATATCGACCTCCCGGATGCTGGATTGGATGATGGCTGCTATTTTTTGGAGGGCTTTATCCCCCTGCCGGTGGCCGTGGGTGTCGTTGTAAATCTTAAAGTCATCGATATCGAGCATGGCTAAGGTAAAGGTACGCTGGTAACGCCGGGCGCGGGCCAGCTCTTTTTCTAATAAGTCCATCAGGTGCTGGTAATTATATAAACCCGTTTTGGCGTCAATGGTGGCCTGGCGTTTCATGGTCTCGTACAGCTGGGCGCGCTCAACGGCCAGGGCGGCATACCCGGCGATGATCTCCACCAGCCGTACCTCGTCGGCGCTAAATCCCCCGTCTTTTTGTAAAAAGACAGCGCCGCCAACCTCCTGGCCGATGACCAGGGGCAGGGTCAAGTCCCGCCCTGCCAGCCTGGCCGACTGCCCGGCCCCGGCTGCCAGGACTCCCAGCGGGGTATTATTTACCGGTGTATCTTCCGGGGTATAATTCCGCCATTCGCCGGTGCTGCTGACCAGGTACACGCCACCTTCGCAATGGAGCAACTCCCGCAGGTGCCTGGTAATGGCCCTGGCTGTTAGCTCAAGGTCCAAACAGGAACCCAATTCCCTGGTCATGTCCTGGATTACCGTAAGCTCTTGCACTTTCGTTTCCAGGTCGCTGTTGGCGGCAGTCAATTCCTGATTGAGGGTTTCCAGGCGGGCAATAAGCCTGTCTTTTACCTCCAGGTATTCCCGGAAACTAAGGGCGTAGGCCATCATCACTTCCAGGAGCAGGTCGAAGGACATGAGAATTAATCCCGGTACCCGAAGGGGTGAGATGTCCTGGAACATCTTTTCCAGGGCCTCCAGGTGATACTGGACCAGATCTTCGGGCCCAACGCCATTCTCCACCAGGGCTTTGCTCAGCTTTGAAGCTTCATAAAGGATGGCTTCACTCTGCTTGCGGCTATACTGGCGTAAGAGCTCGAGGTAGGCTTCCTGCCATTGTACTTTCATTCTGGGATGCCCTCCATTACCTGGCGACTATAACGGCGACATCA
Proteins encoded in this region:
- a CDS encoding diguanylate cyclase — translated: MKVQWQEAYLELLRQYSRKQSEAILYEASKLSKALVENGVGPEDLVQYHLEALEKMFQDISPLRVPGLILMSFDLLLEVMMAYALSFREYLEVKDRLIARLETLNQELTAANSDLETKVQELTVIQDMTRELGSCLDLELTARAITRHLRELLHCEGGVYLVSSTGEWRNYTPEDTPVNNTPLGVLAAGAGQSARLAGRDLTLPLVIGQEVGGAVFLQKDGGFSADEVRLVEIIAGYAALAVERAQLYETMKRQATIDAKTGLYNYQHLMDLLEKELARARRYQRTFTLAMLDIDDFKIYNDTHGHRQGDKALQKIAAIIQSSIREVDIAARYGGEEFVMIMPETNTLEATAVTERVRRNIMNAAIDNEGCGPGRVLTVSIGLATYPLDAATVGELIDAADSALYMAKGQGKNMVRVFGKADRWRSDKERVF
- a CDS encoding response regulator transcription factor, with translation MRILIVEDETTLANTLARCLREEGYAADIAYDGEEGVAFAETVIYDLIILDLMLPRLDGMEVIRRLRNERIQAPVLMLTARDTVADKVRGLDAGADDYLTKPFALAELLARVRALLRRESENKSTVLQVGDLTMDTVSRQVRRGEKEINLTNKEYALLEYLMRNPNRVLNRTQIAEHVWDYDFSGMSNIVDVYIRYLRRKIDDNFEPKLLYTIRGSGYSLREPSAD
- a CDS encoding sensor histidine kinase, with protein sequence MRHRIWARLGDIPLRWRLTAWYVLLLAVILGGFSAFIYVNMSLSLKKGLDAVLLSQGEQVLSSMDTENGRPRLDPNLSLLPGTYFAFYDANGKIVSTNLPADLAARMPVADLAGNQPATVETPGTEWRVLLVPVREQGQQAYRVLVARSEEEAENPLDRLLLFILIAIPLTLVLAAGGGLFLARRALSPIDHIAAKARRISATDLQRRLDLPHGNDEVGHLVATLDEMLDRLDRAFQRQRQFTADASHELRTPLAVIRSQAEAVLQRQHSPGEYRQALEVIRDQTEWMGNLVAKLLILARSDDSQEQLEREPLDLGDLVAGVAAEFQGMAADKGLLLKTRIKDQLRIQGDQTRLTQLLANLVENAIKYTPAGEVTITLERSGREALLQVQDTGVGIPAEHLPHIFERFYRVDKARSRAEGGFGLGLAICDWIARAHGGRITVASTVGRGTTFKVRLPLE
- a CDS encoding ISNCY family transposase encodes the protein MSAKESRRVFVIEKAIEGKITNRQAAEVLGLTERQVIRLKERMKAEGVAGLAHKNRGRIPKHAVPKDTRKKVVMLARGPLRDASCQQVAELLEEFYETILSAKTVGRILKEAGIPLAHTHRAPKRQKSRDRMPQEGLLSQIDASPFAWLEDRGPELALHGSIDDATGKVQGLHFELHECLHGYLQLLSQVVQNCGVPRSLYSDRHTIFFSPKGDRLSIEEELAGQTAPLTQFGRAISELGINHIKARSPQAKGRIERLWGTLQGRLMIELRLAGISTLEAANAFLPGFRERFNRRFTVAPADPAPAYAPCPPPARLKQILSTREDRKASRGSSISYLGRTYQLVDTRDAVVPLRPRATVEVLTHLDGSLSALYGGNYYALQEFTPAPAVKAEEPKKAPASKAHTPAPDHPWRRIPINQTKKAMPLPVDNSLPLTQEG
- a CDS encoding lysylphosphatidylglycerol synthase transmembrane domain-containing protein; amino-acid sequence: MQTRVIKSFRTGLLAAVILSICGLALAGRGFSPGEMLAILGRFKPLYLGLAFVLSFGLWVAEAVRVQVILDLLGEKMPFHLALTVALSTAFALGVTPFGAGGPPVQTYLLTRYGISLDKSLTVAAVQAAWTLGFFLPVLPLALWLGFGHNPGEVGSLLLLGISWLLLLVLGVGWLLRYPRFIYLATVRLCRFVPGRLSRRRHSLARRVYHEVLLVSRTFALMLSSKARGLIPVTLWTAVTWGCVFLNGPLLLEGIGIPAPWLQVVAQQIVIYFVISTIPLPGGSGLAEMGAALVFKPLLPSHFLGGFIAVWRFFTYYLQIIIGGPVFWQALPRRSNP